A window of Pirellula sp. SH-Sr6A contains these coding sequences:
- a CDS encoding BatA domain-containing protein produces MSFLHVSLLAGALLAVVPIALHMLGRKQPKAMTFPAIRFVRQTAVAAQKGWSIKRWLLLSLRVLLLVLAALALSSPRVPSGDFANYLLLGMFALFALLATGVAATAVANRKSRGLRLGTALIAILLWAFTGVWGVATGLGGAKQWMPVSTGPIATAIILDTSPSMGYQYRNKTRMDEAKEMAGWLMDRLPVGSQIAIVNSDSTVRLLADRTSANRQLEKTVVEGRGATLAQRIANSIDALERSELERREIYVLSDMSTVAWRDAESSGIATRLGSPAGQTVVEESAVGGQGQEGKILVQLIDVSVPETEKKNWGLKKVSVDQQSTVPGGSVSINIEVEGRPGSGAEQMTVELVAEPVERNLVVRGDTVVQPELIPIDRQLIDIPDGGAFSARLTWKDLSEGTNHAQIRLSRPDPLMVDNTAFLSVEAKPQGQSLVVAQDMRDAQLIALAIEPAEQLDQADGDRDDGVARSSNGPKIDTYAKLGIAPLSDYSNIVLFDPSGVDADTCDKLQRWVEEGGGLMIVMGSAHATPEEWMDSPIRVLLPGVVKRITRRDSSDRGIVLSPSVLNHSMWSIFERPVEEIPWSAYPIFRHWDLEELRPSAYPLMRFTQSELPALIEEVRGQGRIVTWAVPYPEPFAHAPGTEWSELFRTTRAEWPGYALFVGAVRYLASWSDQQLNYFVDQAAVLHNNTNNMPLKYQLFDPSGEQSSVESSNETLVCNYTRFPGTYRMKGLRPQGPVIRGFSINVKPEEVSLTRVKDEVLATAMGPGNYRLARELSELESSIGEGRFGRELSPFVFAMLVMLFMAEQTMASRFYAASKMGGVTLRDRSPKAKEAA; encoded by the coding sequence ATGTCGTTTCTTCATGTTTCGCTATTGGCGGGAGCGTTGCTCGCGGTCGTCCCGATAGCGCTTCACATGTTGGGTCGGAAGCAGCCCAAAGCGATGACCTTTCCGGCGATACGATTTGTTCGACAGACGGCGGTTGCCGCTCAGAAGGGCTGGAGCATCAAACGCTGGTTGCTCCTTTCCTTGCGTGTTCTGCTACTCGTCTTAGCGGCGCTTGCCCTCTCCTCACCGCGTGTCCCGAGCGGGGATTTCGCAAACTATTTGCTTCTCGGCATGTTCGCGCTCTTTGCATTGCTTGCAACAGGAGTGGCAGCGACGGCAGTTGCGAATCGAAAGAGTCGTGGCCTGCGATTGGGCACAGCTCTGATCGCGATTTTGTTGTGGGCATTTACCGGGGTATGGGGGGTTGCAACAGGGCTCGGGGGGGCCAAGCAATGGATGCCGGTTTCGACGGGACCGATCGCGACGGCCATCATCCTCGATACATCTCCATCGATGGGCTATCAGTATCGGAATAAGACGCGGATGGATGAGGCCAAGGAGATGGCCGGATGGCTTATGGACCGATTGCCGGTGGGGAGTCAAATCGCGATCGTGAATTCCGATAGCACCGTTCGACTGCTGGCGGATCGCACTTCCGCCAATAGGCAGCTCGAAAAGACGGTTGTAGAAGGACGGGGAGCTACCCTGGCACAGCGTATTGCTAATTCGATCGATGCTCTGGAGCGATCGGAATTGGAACGGAGAGAGATTTACGTGCTGTCCGATATGTCGACCGTCGCGTGGCGTGATGCCGAGTCTTCTGGGATAGCAACGCGATTGGGGAGTCCCGCCGGACAGACCGTCGTTGAGGAGTCTGCTGTGGGAGGTCAGGGACAAGAGGGGAAGATTCTGGTGCAGCTGATCGATGTGTCGGTGCCGGAGACAGAAAAGAAGAATTGGGGATTAAAGAAGGTCTCGGTTGATCAGCAGTCAACCGTTCCAGGAGGTTCGGTTTCCATCAACATCGAGGTCGAAGGAAGGCCTGGAAGCGGTGCCGAGCAAATGACCGTTGAGTTGGTCGCGGAGCCTGTAGAACGAAACCTTGTTGTGCGTGGCGATACGGTTGTCCAGCCCGAGTTGATTCCTATCGATCGCCAGCTCATCGACATTCCCGACGGAGGAGCCTTCTCAGCACGCTTGACATGGAAGGACTTGAGTGAGGGGACCAATCACGCGCAGATCCGACTCTCGCGCCCCGATCCGCTGATGGTTGATAACACAGCGTTTCTAAGTGTGGAGGCGAAGCCGCAGGGACAGTCGCTCGTAGTGGCCCAGGATATGCGCGATGCTCAGTTGATCGCGTTGGCGATCGAGCCGGCCGAGCAATTGGACCAGGCTGACGGGGATCGGGACGACGGAGTAGCGAGGTCATCCAACGGACCGAAGATCGACACGTATGCGAAGTTGGGGATTGCACCGTTGTCGGACTATTCCAACATTGTTCTGTTCGATCCCAGCGGGGTGGATGCGGACACTTGTGACAAGCTGCAGCGGTGGGTAGAAGAGGGGGGAGGCCTGATGATCGTGATGGGTTCGGCCCACGCAACCCCCGAGGAGTGGATGGACTCACCCATCCGCGTGTTGTTGCCAGGTGTGGTGAAGCGGATTACACGCCGCGATAGCAGCGATCGAGGGATTGTTTTAAGTCCGTCGGTCCTCAATCATTCGATGTGGTCCATTTTTGAGCGACCCGTCGAAGAGATTCCTTGGTCCGCGTATCCCATATTTCGTCATTGGGATTTAGAGGAATTGCGTCCCAGCGCGTATCCGTTGATGCGATTCACGCAAAGCGAATTGCCAGCATTGATCGAGGAAGTGCGGGGGCAAGGCCGCATTGTAACTTGGGCCGTTCCCTACCCCGAGCCTTTTGCCCATGCACCCGGCACCGAGTGGAGTGAATTATTCCGAACCACGCGAGCGGAGTGGCCAGGCTATGCGTTGTTTGTCGGCGCCGTACGTTACTTGGCGTCGTGGAGCGACCAGCAGCTGAACTATTTTGTCGACCAAGCGGCTGTGTTGCATAACAATACGAACAATATGCCCCTCAAGTATCAGCTCTTCGATCCATCGGGCGAGCAATCCAGTGTGGAGTCTTCCAACGAGACGTTGGTATGCAACTACACTCGATTTCCAGGAACCTACAGGATGAAAGGTTTGCGCCCTCAAGGCCCCGTGATTCGTGGGTTTAGCATCAATGTGAAGCCGGAGGAGGTTTCATTGACTCGTGTGAAGGATGAAGTTCTCGCTACCGCGATGGGGCCTGGGAATTATCGTCTTGCTCGCGAATTGAGCGAGCTGGAATCGTCGATCGGTGAAGGGCGGTTTGGACGAGAACTCAGCCCCTTTGTCTTCGCCATGCTGGTGATGTTGTTCATGGCGGAGCAAACGATGGCTAGTCGGTTTTATGCGGCCTCCAAGATGGGTGGAGTCACCCTGCGAGATCGATCTCCCAAGGCCAAGGAGGCGGCCTGA
- a CDS encoding PQQ-binding-like beta-propeller repeat protein, which produces MPIRFAATLLALSCSTFAAAQTPWPNWRGPSGNGVASAGEYPVAWDDSKHIAWKLDLPGRGASTPILIDDQLVFTLGVEDQNTVWSVGLDGKQKWSRTLGKTKAGKHAKASGANSSVVTDGNLMLAYFKSGDAGCFDKSGKLLWSLNIQEKYGEDTLWWDLGSSPIVTDNAFLITIMHSGPSYLIALDKKTGAELWKADRWLNVNQEANQSYTTPTVAGNQILTLGADHITSHRVSDGKLLWKLGGFNPKNDGYFRSIASPVVAGDLVICPYARGNTLTAVKLDESITDKDRIAWSRDLGSDVPTPAYRDGKLYLLGDKGLVTCIAAESGKTLWDEQLPKSNKAFSSSPVLAGDRLYCLREDATCFVLSIANDKPELVSQNKLDGQAVATPVFANNRIYLRTAEALYCIE; this is translated from the coding sequence ATGCCGATTCGATTTGCCGCCACACTCCTCGCACTCTCATGCTCGACCTTTGCCGCCGCCCAAACGCCTTGGCCGAATTGGCGAGGTCCCTCCGGCAATGGAGTTGCTTCCGCGGGCGAGTATCCCGTGGCTTGGGACGATTCGAAGCACATCGCGTGGAAGTTGGATCTGCCCGGTCGGGGCGCCTCCACCCCGATCTTGATCGATGACCAACTGGTTTTCACCCTCGGGGTCGAAGATCAAAATACCGTCTGGTCTGTGGGGCTAGATGGAAAACAAAAATGGTCGCGAACGCTCGGGAAAACCAAAGCAGGAAAGCATGCCAAGGCGAGCGGCGCGAACTCGTCGGTGGTGACGGACGGAAACTTGATGCTCGCCTACTTCAAAAGCGGGGACGCAGGGTGCTTCGACAAATCCGGGAAACTCCTGTGGTCTCTGAACATTCAAGAAAAGTACGGCGAAGATACCTTGTGGTGGGACCTCGGCTCTTCTCCGATCGTGACCGACAACGCCTTCCTCATCACCATCATGCATTCTGGCCCGAGTTACCTGATCGCACTGGACAAGAAAACCGGAGCGGAGCTATGGAAAGCGGACCGCTGGCTCAACGTCAATCAAGAAGCCAACCAGTCCTACACCACTCCGACCGTGGCAGGTAACCAGATTCTGACCCTCGGGGCCGACCATATCACTTCCCACCGCGTCTCGGACGGAAAGCTGCTTTGGAAGCTGGGCGGTTTCAATCCTAAGAACGATGGCTACTTTCGAAGCATTGCTTCCCCAGTCGTCGCGGGCGATTTGGTGATCTGCCCGTATGCACGCGGCAATACCCTTACCGCCGTGAAGTTGGATGAATCAATTACGGACAAGGATCGGATTGCATGGTCCCGCGATCTAGGGAGCGATGTGCCGACGCCAGCTTATCGCGATGGCAAACTCTATCTTCTGGGAGACAAAGGGCTGGTAACTTGCATCGCCGCCGAGTCCGGAAAGACGCTCTGGGACGAACAATTGCCTAAGAGCAACAAAGCCTTCAGCTCCTCCCCTGTGCTGGCTGGTGACCGACTTTATTGCTTGCGAGAAGATGCAACATGCTTCGTTCTATCGATCGCAAATGACAAGCCGGAATTGGTAAGCCAAAACAAACTCGATGGCCAAGCCGTCGCGACTCCCGTCTTTGCCAACAACCGAATCTATCTCCGCACAGCGGAAGCTCTTTACTGCATCGAATAG
- a CDS encoding DUF1015 domain-containing protein, which produces MPEIQAFRGLRYNLARVGSLSDCIAPPYDVVDAELQDRLYRLSPYNFIRLELNRREPSDQNDKAVYERAGRIYRAWRSEGVLQAEPDSALYVYHQEFTVAGQSYTRRGFMARMRLERFGEGKVYPHEQTHSKAKEDRLQLMRATHANLSQIFGLYPDPNNEIQEILAQKIAGVHGLVATDHLGVIHRLWPITDVQTIQQVSALMADREMFIADGHHRYETACNYRDELSQSEPLPSSHPAHFVLTMMVSMEDPGLVVLPTHRLLHGVPAWATEEICSRLVPYFDCELVAEGPESAGAVWAELDRLDEPWIMALYSKSSDQWIRISARQEAADRMAEISRAESRDWQSLGVALLHRLVLEELLGLKEMPTPTYVHSVKEVMDGLQGRLEQGLEYPIAALVMPATIDDIQTISLNEERMPAKSTYFYPKLVSGLVVHPLE; this is translated from the coding sequence ATGCCAGAAATCCAGGCTTTCCGCGGACTCCGATACAATTTGGCTCGAGTGGGCTCGCTGTCCGATTGCATCGCGCCTCCCTATGACGTGGTCGATGCGGAGCTGCAGGACCGACTTTACCGTCTGTCCCCGTACAACTTTATTCGCTTGGAGTTGAATCGTCGGGAGCCGAGCGATCAGAACGATAAAGCAGTGTACGAGCGGGCTGGCCGCATTTATCGGGCTTGGAGATCCGAAGGGGTACTTCAAGCAGAGCCCGATTCGGCGCTGTATGTCTACCATCAGGAGTTCACGGTTGCAGGACAGTCGTATACGCGGCGCGGATTTATGGCGAGGATGCGATTGGAACGGTTTGGGGAGGGAAAGGTTTACCCTCACGAGCAGACGCATTCCAAAGCAAAGGAAGATCGGCTCCAGTTGATGCGAGCCACCCATGCCAACTTGTCCCAAATCTTCGGGTTGTACCCAGATCCAAACAATGAGATTCAAGAGATATTGGCGCAAAAGATCGCCGGGGTACACGGGCTTGTGGCGACCGACCATCTCGGAGTCATCCATCGTTTATGGCCCATCACCGATGTGCAGACGATTCAGCAGGTCTCTGCATTGATGGCGGACCGAGAGATGTTCATTGCCGATGGTCACCATCGCTATGAGACCGCATGCAATTATCGAGACGAGTTGTCGCAATCCGAACCGCTCCCATCTTCGCACCCGGCTCACTTCGTATTGACGATGATGGTGAGTATGGAGGATCCGGGGTTGGTGGTATTGCCAACCCATCGATTGCTGCACGGCGTGCCCGCTTGGGCGACCGAGGAAATTTGCAGCCGATTGGTACCGTATTTCGATTGCGAATTGGTGGCGGAGGGGCCCGAAAGCGCTGGGGCCGTTTGGGCGGAACTGGATCGCTTGGACGAGCCGTGGATCATGGCTTTGTATTCCAAATCGTCTGATCAATGGATTCGCATTTCGGCGAGGCAGGAGGCGGCCGATCGGATGGCGGAGATTTCTCGGGCAGAGTCCCGGGACTGGCAGTCGCTCGGTGTGGCTTTGTTGCATCGCTTGGTCTTGGAAGAGTTGCTCGGACTGAAAGAGATGCCGACACCAACGTATGTTCATTCGGTGAAAGAAGTGATGGATGGATTGCAGGGAAGATTGGAGCAGGGGTTGGAGTATCCGATCGCGGCACTGGTAATGCCTGCAACGATCGACGATATCCAAACGATCTCGCTCAATGAAGAACGCATGCCCGCCAAGAGCACTTACTTCTATCCCAAATTGGTTTCGGGGTTGGTGGTTCACCCGCTTGAATAA
- a CDS encoding ABC transporter ATP-binding protein, with protein MENNESTHSGPFAIETHDLTRHFGDKTAVNRVHLQVDRGTLYGFLGHNGAGKSTTIKMLTGLLAPSSGTVRVLGYDMLDSRESLEAKRFMGVIPENLAFFDNLTAHEYLMFIGRVHRLDIPTIRQRSDELLELLSLQNEKKKLAMEYSHGMRKKLSLAAALLPKPQLLFLDEPFEGVDAVASVTIRELLSQFVARGCTVFITSHVLEIVQKLCTHVGIITEGELVHQSSMGEILASGTLEEKFLSMAGAQQNSGRLEWLES; from the coding sequence ATGGAAAACAACGAATCAACCCATTCCGGTCCGTTCGCAATCGAAACGCACGACTTGACTCGTCACTTTGGGGACAAGACGGCCGTTAACCGGGTACATCTTCAGGTCGATCGTGGAACGTTGTACGGCTTTCTAGGTCACAACGGAGCAGGGAAGTCGACGACGATCAAGATGCTCACGGGACTGTTGGCACCCAGTTCGGGAACGGTTCGTGTTCTGGGGTACGATATGCTCGATTCCAGGGAGAGCCTCGAAGCCAAGCGATTCATGGGAGTAATCCCGGAGAATCTGGCCTTTTTTGATAATCTCACGGCTCACGAGTATTTGATGTTTATTGGGCGCGTGCATCGATTGGATATCCCGACGATTCGCCAGCGGAGCGACGAGCTTCTGGAGCTGCTCTCCTTGCAGAATGAGAAAAAGAAATTGGCCATGGAATATTCCCATGGCATGCGTAAGAAACTTTCGCTGGCTGCAGCGCTTCTGCCCAAACCCCAGCTTCTATTCTTAGACGAGCCGTTCGAAGGGGTTGATGCGGTCGCTTCGGTGACCATCCGAGAATTGCTTTCGCAGTTCGTAGCGCGAGGCTGCACCGTCTTTATCACGTCCCACGTTTTGGAAATTGTCCAGAAGCTGTGCACGCATGTTGGGATCATAACGGAAGGGGAGTTGGTCCATCAGTCTTCGATGGGTGAGATTCTCGCCAGCGGTACGTTGGAAGAAAAATTTCTTTCGATGGCGGGCGCGCAGCAAAACAGCGGGCGTTTGGAGTGGCTTGAGTCATGA
- a CDS encoding DUF1559 domain-containing protein: MTMRLGLGARRFKKATRGFTLVELLVVIAIIGILVGLLLPAVQAAREAARRMQCSNNLKQIGLAFMNHESATKSIPNGGYDGDPKVPGMVYNEAVGSYETTTCCRAAHPNGWNHFFKILPYMEQNNVYALARFDINPVDGWPRSSSNANIDGEDDVARAIIPSFYCPSRRGPTVYGSNFSRNDYAGSAGFNQGEVHEGLGDIPAAPLGLSPRRNERTPENFGNTGGRKGYITWGAQGAKRRLGDVIDGTSNSIMVSEKALPIGRHGADGGDNERWQNSGWDEDNIRYHFPPLADNDKRNLPFQNMTNNSGTVWRRYFGSAHPGGLNAVYGDGSVRFSPFSVDAVVWMHLNVIDDGQVISNLE, translated from the coding sequence ATGACAATGCGACTCGGTCTTGGTGCGCGCAGATTTAAGAAAGCAACGCGCGGCTTCACACTCGTCGAATTGTTGGTCGTTATCGCCATCATCGGCATCTTGGTCGGACTGCTACTGCCGGCCGTTCAAGCGGCGCGCGAAGCGGCTCGACGCATGCAATGCAGCAACAACCTCAAGCAAATCGGCTTGGCGTTCATGAATCACGAATCGGCTACCAAATCGATACCCAACGGTGGCTATGACGGAGACCCAAAAGTTCCCGGTATGGTTTACAACGAAGCGGTCGGTTCGTACGAAACGACGACCTGCTGTCGAGCAGCACACCCCAACGGTTGGAATCATTTCTTCAAGATTCTCCCCTATATGGAGCAGAATAACGTATACGCTCTCGCTCGCTTCGACATCAATCCAGTCGATGGTTGGCCTCGCTCCTCCTCCAATGCCAATATTGACGGAGAAGACGACGTCGCTCGCGCGATCATTCCAAGTTTCTATTGCCCATCGCGGCGCGGCCCTACGGTTTACGGCTCGAACTTTTCACGCAACGACTACGCCGGTTCCGCAGGTTTCAATCAAGGGGAAGTTCACGAGGGACTCGGAGACATTCCCGCTGCCCCGCTCGGTCTTAGCCCACGGCGCAACGAGCGAACGCCGGAAAACTTTGGTAATACCGGTGGCCGCAAAGGTTACATCACTTGGGGGGCACAAGGAGCCAAACGACGCCTCGGCGATGTGATCGATGGTACCTCCAACAGCATTATGGTATCCGAGAAGGCCCTGCCTATCGGTCGGCATGGTGCGGACGGTGGCGACAATGAACGTTGGCAAAATAGCGGCTGGGATGAAGACAACATCCGTTACCACTTCCCACCCCTCGCCGACAACGACAAACGAAATCTCCCTTTCCAAAACATGACCAACAATTCGGGAACGGTTTGGCGTCGTTACTTCGGTTCCGCTCACCCGGGTGGTCTCAATGCTGTCTACGGTGATGGGTCGGTACGATTCTCCCCCTTCTCCGTCGACGCTGTTGTCTGGATGCATCTGAACGTGATTGACGACGGCCAAGTCATCAGCAACCTGGAATAG
- a CDS encoding ribonuclease R family protein, producing MNSESIAQQVLQYVFSEEYRPSKPKAIHKKLKLPEESYRDLRRAIKKLVREGRILFGANHLVLRPANRSAPTPDVETEIALAESISPRRRKHSKEDGRSEPVGIYRAAPKQLYGFVKLPRVAGQSLTDEVFIPPRYTKGAMEGDTVRIQVTLQGVERTEGKVLEIVSRAKREFAGTFQMVDGQAMVWLDGANLSHAVHIGDIRGLPVNNDDKIIVELVQFPDLFQPGEAVILRVLGSNRNPAVDTQAVMHQFGLIEEFPPEAIDVAREQADRFNENEIPEGRTDLTQIPTLTIDPIDARDFDDAISLAKNEKGNWELQVHIADVSYFVPAGSPLDVEAQRRATSVYLPDRVIPMIPETISNHLASLQPDRNRLAKTVFMEYTPEGTLLHAKVFNSVIRNQHRFNYEQIDQYLAEPESWREKLKPEIFQLVGDMHSLAMLLRRLRNEKGSLELTLPEVKIDLDKLGKVKGAHLVHHTESHQVIEEFMLAANQAVASWLDSLELPFLRRAHAPPNRLKLRQLNQFVRALGIPAENMENRFEIQRVVQAVKGKTTEYAVNYAILKSMSKAIYQSAFERHYALDMTHYCHFTSPIRRYPDLVVHRIVQKLIDGEPAKENEDVLERLGEHCSAMEQNAESAERELIRVKLLHFLSKKQGELMSGVVAGVKSNGLTVRAIEVPIDGLVAVSDLPADRYHFDRETHTLEGFRSGNRYRLGDELIVRIDKIDMVRRQLHFKLEKVTHHSEVSPYKGKRREEGSRSNRDLERRFRGDPYAKKKGRRKK from the coding sequence ATGAATTCAGAATCGATTGCACAACAAGTCCTTCAGTATGTATTTTCTGAAGAATACCGGCCCTCTAAACCCAAAGCGATTCATAAGAAGCTAAAGCTTCCTGAAGAGTCGTACCGCGATTTGCGGCGAGCGATCAAAAAGCTTGTGAGGGAAGGTCGCATTCTTTTTGGCGCCAACCACTTGGTCCTCCGCCCTGCCAACCGTTCCGCTCCCACCCCGGATGTCGAGACCGAAATTGCATTGGCGGAATCGATCAGCCCCAGGCGTCGCAAACATAGCAAAGAGGATGGTCGCAGCGAGCCGGTTGGAATCTACCGGGCTGCCCCCAAGCAGCTCTACGGGTTTGTGAAACTCCCACGCGTCGCCGGTCAGTCGCTGACCGATGAGGTTTTCATCCCCCCACGGTATACCAAAGGTGCCATGGAGGGAGATACGGTTCGCATTCAGGTCACTCTCCAAGGGGTGGAACGGACCGAAGGAAAGGTTTTGGAAATCGTCTCGCGTGCGAAACGTGAATTCGCTGGGACTTTTCAAATGGTCGATGGGCAAGCGATGGTTTGGCTCGACGGAGCCAACCTTTCTCACGCCGTCCATATCGGTGACATTCGCGGGTTGCCCGTCAACAATGACGATAAAATCATTGTCGAACTGGTTCAGTTTCCCGATCTCTTTCAACCTGGGGAAGCAGTCATCCTGCGTGTTTTGGGGAGCAACCGCAATCCAGCGGTCGATACCCAAGCGGTTATGCACCAATTCGGCTTGATCGAAGAGTTCCCGCCCGAAGCCATCGACGTCGCGCGAGAACAGGCCGATCGATTCAACGAAAACGAGATCCCTGAGGGCAGAACCGATCTGACCCAGATTCCGACCCTCACGATCGATCCCATCGACGCGAGGGACTTCGACGATGCAATCTCGCTTGCGAAAAACGAAAAAGGCAACTGGGAACTCCAAGTCCACATTGCCGATGTGTCGTATTTCGTGCCAGCGGGTAGTCCGCTGGATGTCGAAGCGCAACGTCGGGCGACCAGCGTCTATCTGCCCGATCGCGTCATTCCGATGATCCCAGAAACCATCAGCAATCATTTGGCGTCCCTCCAGCCTGATCGCAATCGTTTGGCCAAGACCGTCTTCATGGAATACACGCCAGAAGGGACTCTGCTGCACGCCAAGGTCTTCAATAGCGTTATTCGAAATCAACACCGATTCAACTACGAACAAATCGACCAGTATCTGGCGGAACCGGAATCCTGGCGAGAGAAACTCAAGCCGGAGATTTTTCAACTGGTCGGCGATATGCACAGCTTGGCAATGCTCCTGCGACGTCTGCGCAACGAAAAGGGCTCGCTCGAACTGACTCTCCCAGAGGTCAAAATCGACTTGGACAAACTCGGGAAAGTGAAAGGTGCACATCTGGTCCACCACACCGAGAGCCATCAAGTCATTGAGGAGTTCATGCTGGCGGCAAACCAAGCGGTCGCTTCGTGGCTCGACTCCCTCGAGCTTCCGTTTTTGCGAAGAGCCCACGCTCCACCGAACCGATTGAAGCTTCGGCAACTCAATCAATTCGTCCGTGCCCTTGGAATTCCCGCAGAAAACATGGAGAACCGTTTCGAAATCCAACGGGTTGTTCAAGCCGTCAAAGGAAAGACGACCGAGTACGCGGTGAACTATGCCATTTTGAAAAGCATGTCCAAAGCGATTTATCAATCGGCTTTCGAACGACATTACGCGTTGGACATGACCCACTACTGCCACTTCACGAGCCCTATTCGACGCTACCCTGACTTGGTAGTGCATCGCATTGTTCAGAAACTGATCGATGGCGAACCGGCGAAAGAGAATGAAGATGTGCTGGAGCGTCTAGGGGAGCATTGCAGCGCGATGGAACAGAATGCGGAGTCTGCTGAACGGGAGTTGATCCGCGTGAAGTTGCTCCACTTCTTGTCGAAGAAGCAGGGAGAACTGATGAGTGGAGTGGTAGCTGGCGTGAAATCCAACGGTTTGACCGTACGGGCGATTGAAGTCCCGATCGATGGGCTGGTCGCAGTGAGCGATTTGCCAGCGGATCGCTATCATTTCGATCGCGAAACCCACACGCTCGAAGGTTTCCGGAGCGGGAACCGCTATCGGCTCGGTGATGAACTGATCGTGCGTATCGACAAAATCGACATGGTGCGCCGCCAACTTCATTTCAAGCTAGAGAAGGTCACCCACCACAGCGAAGTTTCGCCTTACAAAGGAAAACGCCGAGAGGAAGGTTCCCGTTCCAATCGAGACCTTGAACGGCGATTCCGAGGCGATCCCTATGCCAAAAAGAAGGGACGGCGCAAAAAGTAA